A window from Macaca thibetana thibetana isolate TM-01 chromosome 7, ASM2454274v1, whole genome shotgun sequence encodes these proteins:
- the RPGRIP1 gene encoding X-linked retinitis pigmentosa GTPase regulator-interacting protein 1 isoform X1 produces MLNLDNKDVISHTLGYPSESLLSVVSMLDSSSQPHWSNELIAEQLQQQVSQLQDQLDAELEEKRKVLLDLSREKAQNEDLKLEVTNILQKHKQEVELLQKAATISQPPDSQSEAATHPAVFQDNTQIQPSEPNNEEEKKLSQVLNELQVSHAETTLELEKTRDMLILQRKINVCYQEELEAMMTKADNDNRDHKEKLERLTRLLDLKNNRIKQLEEQLKDVAYGTRQLSLCLETLPAHGDEDKVDISLLHQGENLFELHIHQAFLTSAALAQAGDTQPTTFCTYSFYDFETHCTPLSVGPQPLYDFTSQYVMETDSLFLHYLQEASARLDLHQAVASEHNTLAAGWICFDRVLETVEKVHGLATLIGAGGEEFGVLEYWMRLRFPIKPSLQACNKRKKAQVYLSTNVLGGRKAQEDEFRLESWEPQNELQIEITKCCGLRSRWLGTQPSPYAVYRFFTFSDHDTAIIPASNNPYFRDQARFPVLVTSDLDQYLRREALSIHVFDDEDLEPGSYLGRAQVPLLPLAKNESIKGDFNLTDPAEKPNGSIQVQLDWKFPYIPPESFLKPEAQTKGKDTKDSSKISSEEEKASFPSQDQMVPPGVPVEAGQYQARRKSPHRGERKEKEHQVVSYSRRKHGKRIGVQGKNRMEYLSLNVLNGNTPEQVNYTEWKFSEAYSSIGDGFKNEPEEEEMTLSHSALKQKEPLHPVNADKESSEQGSEVSEAQTTDSDDVIVPPMSQKYKADSEKMCIEIVSLAFYPEAEVMSDENIKQVYVEYKFYDLPLSETETPVSLRKPRAGEEIYFHFSKVIDLNPQEQQDRRQFLFDVLTGQDPDQGHLKFTVVSDPLDEEKKECEEVGYAYLKLWQILESGRDILEQELDIVSPEDLATPIGRLKVSLQAAAVLHAIYKEMTEDLFS; encoded by the exons ATGCTGAACCTGGATAATAAAGACGTCATATCACACACCTTGGGGTATCCATCTGAGAGCTTGCTTTCTGTTGTCAGCATGCTGGACAGCAGTAGTCAGCCCCACTGGAGCAACGAGCTCATAGCAGAACAGCTGCAGCAGCAAGTCTCTCAGCTGCAGGATCAGCTGGATGCTGAgctggaggagaaaagaaaagttttacttGATCTGTCCAGGGAGAAAG CCCAAAATGAGGATCTGAAGCTTGAAGTCACCAACATACTTCAGAAGCATAAACAGGAAGTAGAGCTCCTCCAAAAGGCAGCCACAATTTCCCAACCTCCTGACAGCCAATCTGAAGCAGCCACTCACCCAGCTGTGTTCCAAGACAATACTCAGATCCAG CCAAGTGAACCCAACAacgaagaagaaaagaaactgtccCAGGTGCTAAATGAGTTGCAAGTATCACATGCAGAGACCACATTGGAACTAGAAAAGACCAGGGACATGCTTATTCTGCAGCGCAAAATCAACGTGTGTTATCAG GAGGAACTGGAGGCAATGATGACAAAAGCTGACAATGATAATAGAGATCACAAAGAAAAGCTGGAGAGGTTGACTCGATTACTAGACCTCAAGAATAACCGTATCAAGCAGCTGGAAG AACAGCTCAAAGATGTTGCTTATGGTACCCGACAGTTGTCATTATGTTTGGAAACACTGCCAGCCCATGGAGATGAGGATAAAGTGGATATTTCTCTGCTGCATCAGGGTGAGAATCTTTTTGAACTGCACATCCACCAGGCCTTCCTGACATCTGCCGCCCTAGCTCAAGCTGGAGATACCCAACCTACCACTTTCTGCACCTATTCCTTCTATGACTTTGAAACCCACTGTACCCCGTTATCTGTGGGGCCACAGCCCCTCTATGACTTCACCTCTCAGTATGTGATGGAGACAGATTCCCTTTTCTTACACTACCTTCAAGAGGCTTCAGCCCGGCTTGATCTACACCAGGCTGTGGCCAGTGAACACAACACTCTTGCTGCAGGATGGATTTGCTTTGACAGGGTGCTAGAGACTGTGGAGAAAGTCCATGGCTTGGCCACACTGATTG GAGCTGGTGGAGAAGAGTTCGGGGTTCTAGAGTACTGGATGAGGCTGCGTTTCCCCATAAAACCCAGCCTACAGGCATGCAATAAACGAAAGAAAGCCCAGGTCTACCTGTCAACCAATGTGCTTGGAGGCCGGAAGGCCCAGGAAGATGAG TTCAGATTGGAGTCTTGGGAACCTCAGAACGAGCTGCAGATTGAAATCACCAAGTGCTGTGGCCTCCGGAGTCGATGGCTGGGAACTCAACCCAGTCCATATGCTGTGTACCGCTTCTTCACCTTTTCTGACCATGACACTGCCATCATTCCAGCTAGTAACAACCCCTACTTTAGAGACCAGGCTCGATTCCCGGTGCTTGTGACCTCTGACCTGGACCAATATCTGAGACGGGAGGCCCTGTCTATACATGTTTTTGATGATGAAGACTTAGAGCCTGGCTCATATCTTGGCCGAGCCCAAGTGCCTTTACTGCCTCTTGCAAAAAATGAATCTATCAAAG GTGATTTTAACCTCACTGACCCTGCAGAGAAACCCAACGGGTCTATTCAAGTGCAACTGGATTGGAAGTTTCCCTACATACCCCCTGAGAGTTTCCTGAAACCAGAAGCTCAGACTAAGGGGAAGGATACCAAGGACAGTTCAAAGATCTCATCTGAAGAGGAAAAGGCTTCATTTCCTTCCCAG GACCAGATGGTACCTCCTGGGGTTCCCGTTGAAGCTGGTCAGTATCAAGCAAGGAGAAAATCTCCTCataggggagaaagaaaggaaaaggagcacCAGGTTGTGAGCTACTCAAGAAGAAAACATGGCAAAAGAATAGGCGTTCAAGGGAAGAATAGAATGGAGTATCTTAGCCTTAACGTCTTAAATGGAAATACACCAGAG CAGGTGAATTACACTGAGTGGAAGTTCTCAGAGGCTTACAGCTCCATAGgtgatggctttaaaaatgagccagaggaagaggaaatgacATTATCCCATTCAGCACTGAAACAGAAGGAACCTCTACATCctgtaaatg CAGATAAAGAATCCTCTGAACAAGGTTCAGAAGTCAGTGAAGCACAAACTACAGATAGTGATGACGTCATAGTGCCACCCATGTCTCAGAAATATAAGGCA GATTCAGAGAAGATGTGCATTGAAATTGTCTCCCTGGCCTTCTACCCAGAGGCAGAAGTAATGTCTGATGAGAACATAAAACAGGTGTACGTGGAGTACAAATTCTACGACCTACCCTTGTCGGAGACAGAGACTCCAGTATCCCTAAGGAAGCCTAGGGCAGGAGAAGAAATCTACTTTCACTTTAGCAAGG TAATAGACCTGAACCCACAGGAGCAGCAAGACCGAAGGCAGTTTCTGTTCGACGTGCTGACTGGACAAGATCCTGATCAAGGACA tttaaagTTTACAGTGGTAAGTGATCCTCtggatgaagaaaagaaagaatgtgaaGAAGTAGGATATGCGTATCTTAAACTGTGGCAGATCCTGGAGTCAGGAAGAGATATTCTAGAGCAAGAGCTAGACa
- the RPGRIP1 gene encoding X-linked retinitis pigmentosa GTPase regulator-interacting protein 1 isoform X4 has protein sequence MLNLDNKDVISHTLGYPSESLLSVVSMLDSSSQPHWSNELIAEQLQQQVSQLQDQLDAELEEKRKVLLDLSREKAQNEDLKLEVTNILQKHKQEVELLQKAATISQPPDSQSEAATHPAVFQDNTQIQPSEPNNEEEKKLSQVLNELQVSHAETTLELEKTRDMLILQRKINVCYQEELEAMMTKADNDNRDHKEKLERLTRLLDLKNNRIKQLEEQLKDVAYGTRQLSLCLETLPAHGDEDKVDISLLHQGENLFELHIHQAFLTSAALAQAGDTQPTTFCTYSFYDFETHCTPLSVGPQPLYDFTSQYVMETDSLFLHYLQEASARLDLHQAVASEHNTLAAGWICFDRVLETVEKVHGLATLIGDFNLTDPAEKPNGSIQVQLDWKFPYIPPESFLKPEAQTKGKDTKDSSKISSEEEKASFPSQDQMVPPGVPVEAGQYQARRKSPHRGERKEKEHQVVSYSRRKHGKRIGVQGKNRMEYLSLNVLNGNTPEQVNYTEWKFSEAYSSIGDGFKNEPEEEEMTLSHSALKQKEPLHPVNADKESSEQGSEVSEAQTTDSDDVIVPPMSQKYKADSEKMCIEIVSLAFYPEAEVMSDENIKQVYVEYKFYDLPLSETETPVSLRKPRAGEEIYFHFSKVIDLNPQEQQDRRQFLFDVLTGQDPDQGHLKFTVVSDPLDEEKKECEEVGYAYLKLWQILESGRDILEQELDIVSPEDLATPIGRLKVSLQAAAVLHAIYKEMTEDLFS, from the exons ATGCTGAACCTGGATAATAAAGACGTCATATCACACACCTTGGGGTATCCATCTGAGAGCTTGCTTTCTGTTGTCAGCATGCTGGACAGCAGTAGTCAGCCCCACTGGAGCAACGAGCTCATAGCAGAACAGCTGCAGCAGCAAGTCTCTCAGCTGCAGGATCAGCTGGATGCTGAgctggaggagaaaagaaaagttttacttGATCTGTCCAGGGAGAAAG CCCAAAATGAGGATCTGAAGCTTGAAGTCACCAACATACTTCAGAAGCATAAACAGGAAGTAGAGCTCCTCCAAAAGGCAGCCACAATTTCCCAACCTCCTGACAGCCAATCTGAAGCAGCCACTCACCCAGCTGTGTTCCAAGACAATACTCAGATCCAG CCAAGTGAACCCAACAacgaagaagaaaagaaactgtccCAGGTGCTAAATGAGTTGCAAGTATCACATGCAGAGACCACATTGGAACTAGAAAAGACCAGGGACATGCTTATTCTGCAGCGCAAAATCAACGTGTGTTATCAG GAGGAACTGGAGGCAATGATGACAAAAGCTGACAATGATAATAGAGATCACAAAGAAAAGCTGGAGAGGTTGACTCGATTACTAGACCTCAAGAATAACCGTATCAAGCAGCTGGAAG AACAGCTCAAAGATGTTGCTTATGGTACCCGACAGTTGTCATTATGTTTGGAAACACTGCCAGCCCATGGAGATGAGGATAAAGTGGATATTTCTCTGCTGCATCAGGGTGAGAATCTTTTTGAACTGCACATCCACCAGGCCTTCCTGACATCTGCCGCCCTAGCTCAAGCTGGAGATACCCAACCTACCACTTTCTGCACCTATTCCTTCTATGACTTTGAAACCCACTGTACCCCGTTATCTGTGGGGCCACAGCCCCTCTATGACTTCACCTCTCAGTATGTGATGGAGACAGATTCCCTTTTCTTACACTACCTTCAAGAGGCTTCAGCCCGGCTTGATCTACACCAGGCTGTGGCCAGTGAACACAACACTCTTGCTGCAGGATGGATTTGCTTTGACAGGGTGCTAGAGACTGTGGAGAAAGTCCATGGCTTGGCCACACTGATTG GTGATTTTAACCTCACTGACCCTGCAGAGAAACCCAACGGGTCTATTCAAGTGCAACTGGATTGGAAGTTTCCCTACATACCCCCTGAGAGTTTCCTGAAACCAGAAGCTCAGACTAAGGGGAAGGATACCAAGGACAGTTCAAAGATCTCATCTGAAGAGGAAAAGGCTTCATTTCCTTCCCAG GACCAGATGGTACCTCCTGGGGTTCCCGTTGAAGCTGGTCAGTATCAAGCAAGGAGAAAATCTCCTCataggggagaaagaaaggaaaaggagcacCAGGTTGTGAGCTACTCAAGAAGAAAACATGGCAAAAGAATAGGCGTTCAAGGGAAGAATAGAATGGAGTATCTTAGCCTTAACGTCTTAAATGGAAATACACCAGAG CAGGTGAATTACACTGAGTGGAAGTTCTCAGAGGCTTACAGCTCCATAGgtgatggctttaaaaatgagccagaggaagaggaaatgacATTATCCCATTCAGCACTGAAACAGAAGGAACCTCTACATCctgtaaatg CAGATAAAGAATCCTCTGAACAAGGTTCAGAAGTCAGTGAAGCACAAACTACAGATAGTGATGACGTCATAGTGCCACCCATGTCTCAGAAATATAAGGCA GATTCAGAGAAGATGTGCATTGAAATTGTCTCCCTGGCCTTCTACCCAGAGGCAGAAGTAATGTCTGATGAGAACATAAAACAGGTGTACGTGGAGTACAAATTCTACGACCTACCCTTGTCGGAGACAGAGACTCCAGTATCCCTAAGGAAGCCTAGGGCAGGAGAAGAAATCTACTTTCACTTTAGCAAGG TAATAGACCTGAACCCACAGGAGCAGCAAGACCGAAGGCAGTTTCTGTTCGACGTGCTGACTGGACAAGATCCTGATCAAGGACA tttaaagTTTACAGTGGTAAGTGATCCTCtggatgaagaaaagaaagaatgtgaaGAAGTAGGATATGCGTATCTTAAACTGTGGCAGATCCTGGAGTCAGGAAGAGATATTCTAGAGCAAGAGCTAGACa
- the RPGRIP1 gene encoding X-linked retinitis pigmentosa GTPase regulator-interacting protein 1 isoform X2 produces the protein MLNLDNKDVISHTLGYPSESLLSVVSMLDSSSQPHWSNELIAEQLQQQVSQLQDQLDAELEEKRKVLLDLSREKAQNEDLKLEVTNILQKHKQEVELLQKAATISQPPDSQSEAATHPAVFQDNTQIQPSEPNNEEEKKLSQVLNELQVSHAETTLELEKTRDMLILQRKINVCYQEELEAMMTKADNDNRDHKEKLERLTRLLDLKNNRIKQLEEQLKDVAYGTRQLSLCLETLPAHGDEDKVDISLLHQGENLFELHIHQAFLTSAALAQAGDTQPTTFCTYSFYDFETHCTPLSVGPQPLYDFTSQYVMETDSLFLHYLQEASARLDLHQAVASEHNTLAAGWICFDRVLETVEKVHGLATLIGAGGEEFGVLEYWMRLRFPIKPSLQACNKRKKAQVYLSTNVLGGRKAQEDEFRLESWEPQNELQIEITKCCGLRSRWLGTQPSPYAVYRFFTFSDHDTAIIPASNNPYFRDQARFPVLVTSDLDQYLRREALSIHVFDDEDLEPGSYLGRAQVPLLPLAKNESIKGDFNLTDPAEKPNGSIQVQLDWKFPYIPPESFLKPEAQTKGKDTKDSSKISSEEEKASFPSQDQMVPPGVPVEAGQYQARRKSPHRGERKEKEHQVVSYSRRKHGKRIGVQGKNRMEYLSLNVLNGNTPEQVNYTEWKFSEAYSSIGDGFKNEPEEEEMTLSHSALKQKEPLHPVNDKESSEQGSEVSEAQTTDSDDVIVPPMSQKYKADSEKMCIEIVSLAFYPEAEVMSDENIKQVYVEYKFYDLPLSETETPVSLRKPRAGEEIYFHFSKVIDLNPQEQQDRRQFLFDVLTGQDPDQGHLKFTVVSDPLDEEKKECEEVGYAYLKLWQILESGRDILEQELDIVSPEDLATPIGRLKVSLQAAAVLHAIYKEMTEDLFS, from the exons ATGCTGAACCTGGATAATAAAGACGTCATATCACACACCTTGGGGTATCCATCTGAGAGCTTGCTTTCTGTTGTCAGCATGCTGGACAGCAGTAGTCAGCCCCACTGGAGCAACGAGCTCATAGCAGAACAGCTGCAGCAGCAAGTCTCTCAGCTGCAGGATCAGCTGGATGCTGAgctggaggagaaaagaaaagttttacttGATCTGTCCAGGGAGAAAG CCCAAAATGAGGATCTGAAGCTTGAAGTCACCAACATACTTCAGAAGCATAAACAGGAAGTAGAGCTCCTCCAAAAGGCAGCCACAATTTCCCAACCTCCTGACAGCCAATCTGAAGCAGCCACTCACCCAGCTGTGTTCCAAGACAATACTCAGATCCAG CCAAGTGAACCCAACAacgaagaagaaaagaaactgtccCAGGTGCTAAATGAGTTGCAAGTATCACATGCAGAGACCACATTGGAACTAGAAAAGACCAGGGACATGCTTATTCTGCAGCGCAAAATCAACGTGTGTTATCAG GAGGAACTGGAGGCAATGATGACAAAAGCTGACAATGATAATAGAGATCACAAAGAAAAGCTGGAGAGGTTGACTCGATTACTAGACCTCAAGAATAACCGTATCAAGCAGCTGGAAG AACAGCTCAAAGATGTTGCTTATGGTACCCGACAGTTGTCATTATGTTTGGAAACACTGCCAGCCCATGGAGATGAGGATAAAGTGGATATTTCTCTGCTGCATCAGGGTGAGAATCTTTTTGAACTGCACATCCACCAGGCCTTCCTGACATCTGCCGCCCTAGCTCAAGCTGGAGATACCCAACCTACCACTTTCTGCACCTATTCCTTCTATGACTTTGAAACCCACTGTACCCCGTTATCTGTGGGGCCACAGCCCCTCTATGACTTCACCTCTCAGTATGTGATGGAGACAGATTCCCTTTTCTTACACTACCTTCAAGAGGCTTCAGCCCGGCTTGATCTACACCAGGCTGTGGCCAGTGAACACAACACTCTTGCTGCAGGATGGATTTGCTTTGACAGGGTGCTAGAGACTGTGGAGAAAGTCCATGGCTTGGCCACACTGATTG GAGCTGGTGGAGAAGAGTTCGGGGTTCTAGAGTACTGGATGAGGCTGCGTTTCCCCATAAAACCCAGCCTACAGGCATGCAATAAACGAAAGAAAGCCCAGGTCTACCTGTCAACCAATGTGCTTGGAGGCCGGAAGGCCCAGGAAGATGAG TTCAGATTGGAGTCTTGGGAACCTCAGAACGAGCTGCAGATTGAAATCACCAAGTGCTGTGGCCTCCGGAGTCGATGGCTGGGAACTCAACCCAGTCCATATGCTGTGTACCGCTTCTTCACCTTTTCTGACCATGACACTGCCATCATTCCAGCTAGTAACAACCCCTACTTTAGAGACCAGGCTCGATTCCCGGTGCTTGTGACCTCTGACCTGGACCAATATCTGAGACGGGAGGCCCTGTCTATACATGTTTTTGATGATGAAGACTTAGAGCCTGGCTCATATCTTGGCCGAGCCCAAGTGCCTTTACTGCCTCTTGCAAAAAATGAATCTATCAAAG GTGATTTTAACCTCACTGACCCTGCAGAGAAACCCAACGGGTCTATTCAAGTGCAACTGGATTGGAAGTTTCCCTACATACCCCCTGAGAGTTTCCTGAAACCAGAAGCTCAGACTAAGGGGAAGGATACCAAGGACAGTTCAAAGATCTCATCTGAAGAGGAAAAGGCTTCATTTCCTTCCCAG GACCAGATGGTACCTCCTGGGGTTCCCGTTGAAGCTGGTCAGTATCAAGCAAGGAGAAAATCTCCTCataggggagaaagaaaggaaaaggagcacCAGGTTGTGAGCTACTCAAGAAGAAAACATGGCAAAAGAATAGGCGTTCAAGGGAAGAATAGAATGGAGTATCTTAGCCTTAACGTCTTAAATGGAAATACACCAGAG CAGGTGAATTACACTGAGTGGAAGTTCTCAGAGGCTTACAGCTCCATAGgtgatggctttaaaaatgagccagaggaagaggaaatgacATTATCCCATTCAGCACTGAAACAGAAGGAACCTCTACATCctgtaaatg ATAAAGAATCCTCTGAACAAGGTTCAGAAGTCAGTGAAGCACAAACTACAGATAGTGATGACGTCATAGTGCCACCCATGTCTCAGAAATATAAGGCA GATTCAGAGAAGATGTGCATTGAAATTGTCTCCCTGGCCTTCTACCCAGAGGCAGAAGTAATGTCTGATGAGAACATAAAACAGGTGTACGTGGAGTACAAATTCTACGACCTACCCTTGTCGGAGACAGAGACTCCAGTATCCCTAAGGAAGCCTAGGGCAGGAGAAGAAATCTACTTTCACTTTAGCAAGG TAATAGACCTGAACCCACAGGAGCAGCAAGACCGAAGGCAGTTTCTGTTCGACGTGCTGACTGGACAAGATCCTGATCAAGGACA tttaaagTTTACAGTGGTAAGTGATCCTCtggatgaagaaaagaaagaatgtgaaGAAGTAGGATATGCGTATCTTAAACTGTGGCAGATCCTGGAGTCAGGAAGAGATATTCTAGAGCAAGAGCTAGACa